In a genomic window of Candidatus Hydrogenedentota bacterium:
- a CDS encoding zf-HC2 domain-containing protein encodes MKNRDDIRDQFSPLLDGELSPEERAAVEAALSDDAELLRELDSFKRVDDLFRALPAENAPDGFEDAVRERTHPRMVAAAAAAPPHRAKPRRYWTAGLAAAAVLVVAAGTVLFNVSRHAAPSQLAANYDMAVKETAKPSPSFRDAPAAASAPAMPEEERLEALGYTSAAAPATAAPATAAPDPVAAQQAMPADAAAGVRQREAEEKAEDVDRIASLRQELDAANNGVSDTREEQPRRAMKLESAPAPAPPPAKDMPAELDSDNGIVADEMIAAGTEVQLAPPAATSEETAVAAPAPAPASPPLEGSLENRSETTGRKAMVAPSAPSGKMAKVGKDDSGKRQIGARAFTFRDGVWFEDGYNAEPTNAIDRNSASAKTLLEQDKQLSGVFGLAGPVVFKANRQWYKLAAAQTD; translated from the coding sequence ATGAAAAACAGGGACGACATACGCGACCAGTTTTCGCCACTGCTCGATGGCGAACTCTCGCCGGAAGAACGTGCGGCGGTCGAGGCCGCGCTGTCCGACGACGCAGAGTTGCTGCGCGAGTTGGATTCGTTCAAGCGCGTAGACGACTTGTTCCGCGCATTGCCGGCAGAGAACGCGCCGGACGGCTTCGAAGATGCCGTGCGCGAACGGACTCACCCGCGCATGGTCGCCGCGGCGGCAGCAGCACCGCCGCATCGTGCGAAGCCGCGCCGGTATTGGACAGCCGGCCTGGCCGCGGCTGCGGTGCTTGTCGTTGCCGCGGGTACAGTCTTGTTCAACGTGTCCCGGCACGCCGCGCCCAGCCAGCTTGCCGCGAACTACGACATGGCAGTCAAGGAAACTGCTAAGCCGTCGCCCTCGTTTCGCGATGCGCCCGCGGCGGCGTCCGCGCCCGCTATGCCGGAAGAGGAACGCTTGGAGGCGCTGGGTTACACCAGCGCTGCGGCGCCTGCGACCGCTGCGCCTGCGACCGCTGCGCCCGATCCCGTGGCGGCACAACAAGCCATGCCTGCCGACGCGGCGGCAGGCGTCCGGCAGCGTGAAGCAGAGGAGAAAGCTGAAGACGTAGATCGGATCGCCTCGCTTCGTCAGGAATTGGACGCCGCAAACAACGGCGTCTCGGACACGCGAGAAGAGCAACCGCGGCGGGCGATGAAATTGGAGTCGGCGCCTGCACCGGCGCCACCACCGGCGAAAGACATGCCTGCCGAACTCGATTCTGACAACGGCATCGTTGCAGACGAAATGATCGCCGCCGGAACCGAGGTTCAGCTCGCGCCGCCCGCCGCAACGTCCGAGGAAACCGCTGTGGCCGCGCCCGCGCCTGCGCCCGCGTCGCCACCGCTCGAGGGTTCTTTGGAGAATCGGAGCGAGACAACAGGCCGCAAAGCCATGGTTGCACCATCGGCCCCGTCCGGCAAGATGGCAAAAGTAGGAAAGGACGATTCGGGCAAGCGGCAGATTGGCGCGCGCGCGTTCACATTTCGCGATGGCGTCTGGTTCGAAGACGGTTACAATGCCGAACCTACAAATGCGATCGACCGGAATTCGGCTTCTGCGAAGACCCTGTTGGAACAAGACAAGCAACTGAGCGGCGTGTTTGGCCTGGCGGGGCCTGTCGTGTTCAAGGCGAACCGGCAGTGGTACAAGCTGGCTGCGGCGCAAACCGACTGA
- a CDS encoding NAD-dependent deacylase: MSEAIALAAAALRNAKFAVAVTGAGVSAESGIPTFRGEGGIWERYPPDEYASIAAYRRDPNKVWRFWRELADLVKGCAPNAGHNALAELERMGLLRAVITQNVDNLHQAAGNTRVIEFHGNARRLVCLECRKRMGIDVNNLGDLAPHCPICTGLMKPDVVMFGEDIPRHAMFEAHALSEKCDAMLVVGTSAQVYPAAQLPFTAKSNGAFIIECNTERTDFTDEITDAFVEGLSGETLPALVRAMAQG; encoded by the coding sequence ATGAGCGAAGCAATCGCCCTGGCAGCAGCGGCGCTGCGCAACGCAAAATTCGCCGTGGCAGTGACGGGCGCGGGAGTCTCCGCGGAAAGCGGCATCCCGACGTTTCGCGGTGAGGGCGGGATATGGGAGAGATATCCGCCGGACGAATATGCCTCGATTGCCGCGTACCGCCGCGATCCGAACAAGGTGTGGCGATTCTGGCGCGAACTAGCCGATCTCGTCAAGGGGTGCGCGCCGAATGCGGGCCACAACGCGCTCGCCGAGCTGGAACGTATGGGGCTGCTCCGTGCGGTCATCACGCAGAACGTAGACAATCTGCACCAGGCCGCGGGCAACACCCGCGTGATCGAGTTTCACGGAAACGCGCGGCGACTGGTCTGCCTCGAGTGCCGCAAACGCATGGGGATCGACGTCAATAACCTCGGCGACCTTGCGCCGCATTGCCCGATCTGCACTGGTCTGATGAAGCCGGACGTAGTGATGTTTGGAGAGGACATCCCGCGCCATGCCATGTTCGAGGCGCACGCGCTATCGGAGAAATGCGACGCGATGCTCGTCGTTGGCACGTCAGCGCAGGTCTACCCCGCTGCGCAACTGCCGTTCACCGCGAAATCGAACGGCGCATTCATTATTGAGTGCAACACCGAACGCACAGACTTCACTGACGAGATAACTGACGCGTTTGTCGAGGGGCTGTCGGGCGAGACGCTGCCCGCGTTGGTCCGGGCGATGGCACAGGGATAG
- the corA gene encoding magnesium/cobalt transporter CorA — protein sequence MPGTIEIDPDAPKSRISVMAFGPEGLVEQQLGAPYEVAAFIQQWPVVWINVDGLGDKDVIQQLGTMFELHRLALEDVVNVHQRPKVEEYDEHVFFVARMVYQNETIETEQLSLFLGDSFVLTFQERPGGDCFSPVRDRIRKSAGRIRTHGADFLAYCLIDALVDAYFPVLEVYSDQLEELEDEVLEKPSPRTVHQIHQVRRDLLLLRRAVWPLREAINGMMRNECPVFTGDTRLYMRDCYDHTIQILDLVEAYRELVSDLMDVYLSSISTKLNEVMRVLTVFSTIFMPMTFVASIYGMNFHNMPELDWKFGYYLVLLVMAGIFVGQLVYFRRKGWLGSSLDDKAEPRDSDKKRR from the coding sequence ATGCCAGGCACAATCGAGATCGATCCGGACGCGCCCAAGTCCAGAATCAGCGTGATGGCGTTCGGCCCCGAGGGCCTTGTCGAACAGCAGCTCGGTGCCCCCTACGAGGTCGCCGCGTTCATTCAGCAGTGGCCAGTCGTCTGGATCAACGTCGACGGACTTGGAGACAAAGACGTCATCCAACAACTTGGCACGATGTTCGAGCTGCACCGGCTCGCGCTCGAAGACGTCGTCAACGTACATCAGCGGCCGAAAGTCGAGGAATACGACGAACACGTCTTCTTTGTCGCGCGAATGGTGTATCAAAACGAGACCATCGAGACGGAACAACTGAGTCTCTTTCTCGGCGACAGTTTTGTGTTGACGTTTCAGGAACGCCCGGGCGGCGATTGCTTCTCGCCCGTGCGCGACCGCATCCGCAAGTCCGCGGGGCGAATCCGGACGCACGGCGCCGATTTCCTGGCGTACTGCCTCATCGATGCGCTGGTCGATGCATACTTCCCCGTGCTCGAGGTTTACAGCGATCAGTTGGAGGAATTGGAGGACGAAGTCCTCGAAAAACCGTCGCCGCGCACCGTGCACCAAATCCACCAGGTACGGCGCGACCTGCTGCTGCTACGGCGCGCGGTATGGCCGTTGCGCGAGGCCATCAATGGGATGATGCGCAACGAGTGCCCGGTGTTCACGGGCGATACGCGCCTTTACATGCGGGACTGCTACGATCACACGATCCAAATTCTCGATCTTGTCGAAGCATACCGCGAATTGGTGTCCGACCTGATGGACGTGTATCTGTCTTCCATCAGCACAAAGCTGAATGAGGTGATGCGGGTGCTCACGGTGTTTTCGACGATCTTCATGCCTATGACGTTTGTAGCCAGTATTTATGGGATGAATTTTCACAACATGCCGGAGTTGGACTGGAAGTTTGGGTATTATCTTGTATTGCTCGTCATGGCTGGAATTTTTGTCGGGCAGCTTGTGTACTTCCGGCGGAAGGGCTGGCTGGGCAGTTCGCTCGACGATAAGGCGGAGCCGCGCGACTCCGATAAGAAGCGCCGCTAG
- a CDS encoding glycosyltransferase has translation MPTITVAICARNAQHIIGACLDSVRRQTVAPDEVIVALDDLSDPTAEVARAYGARVIASNATGLYEARNAVLDACTTDYLAFTDADCILVPEWVERAKRVLDEKPDVAAGTGRHPPVGVRNFAAWLHHMWFIVETERTGYTQGIIGGNSYFRTEALRAAGGWLNLPRHSAAEDVYIALALQRAGQRIWFEEGAAVQHNYETRFYGLMRKARMMGKDITVMMRACDFRGGLWRYTLAIPAIAAMFLLGILLCLVNARLGIAVAALPLAITLCFLAARFRSLTVALPRWLARWILIWPYAYGILEGLLSTVPAGAHRPLPNRPETRNAKPESRLRILLVCSHGGHLSEMFQLHEAFDGHDISYFCYDADTTRRLPNAELVPNKPYSPLAFAANVVRVWRHFNWERPGLVVSTGAEIAIPVMLVAKMRRVPFIYIECGAQFTTPSVTGRIAYRVADRFYVQWPELLAAYGPRARYAGSLIDETAPSRK, from the coding sequence ATGCCAACGATTACCGTCGCGATATGCGCACGCAACGCGCAACACATTATCGGCGCGTGCCTGGACAGCGTTCGGCGGCAGACCGTTGCGCCCGACGAGGTCATCGTCGCGCTCGACGATTTGTCCGATCCGACTGCGGAGGTTGCGCGCGCGTACGGCGCGCGGGTCATCGCGAGCAATGCAACCGGCCTTTACGAAGCGCGCAACGCCGTGCTCGACGCGTGTACCACCGACTACCTCGCGTTTACTGACGCGGACTGCATACTCGTCCCGGAGTGGGTCGAACGGGCCAAGCGCGTGCTAGACGAGAAGCCGGACGTGGCCGCGGGCACGGGACGGCACCCGCCCGTGGGCGTACGCAATTTCGCCGCGTGGCTGCACCACATGTGGTTCATCGTGGAGACCGAGCGCACGGGTTACACACAGGGCATCATAGGCGGAAACAGCTATTTTCGCACGGAGGCGCTGCGCGCCGCCGGCGGTTGGCTCAACCTGCCGCGACACAGCGCCGCGGAAGACGTGTATATCGCGCTCGCGCTGCAACGAGCGGGACAACGCATCTGGTTCGAGGAAGGCGCGGCCGTCCAACACAATTATGAAACGCGGTTCTACGGACTCATGCGCAAAGCGCGGATGATGGGGAAGGACATCACCGTCATGATGCGCGCGTGCGATTTTCGCGGCGGGCTATGGCGCTACACGCTCGCGATTCCCGCGATCGCGGCAATGTTCCTGCTGGGAATTCTCTTATGCCTGGTCAACGCACGGCTCGGGATCGCGGTGGCCGCGCTGCCGCTCGCCATCACGTTGTGTTTTCTGGCCGCGCGGTTCCGCAGCCTGACCGTGGCGCTGCCGCGATGGCTGGCGCGGTGGATTCTCATCTGGCCGTACGCGTACGGAATTCTCGAGGGACTCCTCAGTACGGTTCCGGCAGGCGCTCATCGCCCGTTACCGAATCGTCCCGAGACGCGAAACGCGAAACCCGAGTCCCGTCTTCGCATCCTTCTCGTTTGTTCCCACGGTGGACATCTTTCGGAAATGTTTCAGCTTCACGAAGCGTTCGACGGTCACGATATTTCTTACTTCTGTTATGACGCGGACACGACACGGCGACTGCCGAATGCAGAGCTCGTCCCCAACAAGCCGTACAGCCCGCTTGCGTTTGCCGCGAACGTCGTCCGTGTGTGGCGGCACTTCAATTGGGAACGCCCCGGTCTCGTCGTATCCACCGGCGCCGAGATTGCCATTCCGGTTATGCTGGTCGCGAAGATGCGTCGCGTACCATTCATCTACATCGAATGCGGAGCGCAGTTTACAACGCCGTCGGTCACGGGCCGCATCGCGTATCGAGTCGCCGATCGCTTTTACGTCCAGTGGCCGGAACTGCTTGCCGCATACGGTCCGCGCGCGCGGTACGCCGGGAGCTTGATCGACGAAACCGCGCCCAGTCGAAAGTGA
- a CDS encoding ParA family protein — translation MGRIIAIANQKGGVGKTTTAVNLSTALALEGQKVLLIDLDPQGNATSGLGVNKNQLAHTLYDVLTDAVSMSAVAQQTAIERLHLVPSNRQLVGAEIEFVSIDAREYRLKRALGHLADAYDFVIIDCPPSLSLLTVNGLVAASGVLVTLQCEYYALEGLSELLQTIKLVRDNLNAALRVEGVLLTMHTHTNLSRQVVDDVREHLGPKVFQTVIPRNVTLSEAPSFGKPAMLYDARSAGAQAYEALAKEVLARV, via the coding sequence ATGGGCCGAATCATAGCGATAGCGAACCAAAAGGGCGGCGTGGGCAAAACGACCACTGCCGTGAACCTGTCCACGGCGCTTGCGTTGGAAGGCCAAAAGGTCCTGCTCATCGATCTCGATCCGCAAGGAAATGCGACGAGCGGACTGGGCGTGAACAAGAACCAGCTTGCCCACACGCTGTACGACGTGCTGACTGACGCGGTCTCCATGAGCGCGGTGGCGCAGCAGACGGCGATCGAGAGGCTGCACCTCGTTCCGTCGAACCGTCAGCTTGTTGGCGCGGAGATCGAGTTCGTTTCGATTGACGCGCGCGAATACCGGTTGAAACGCGCCCTGGGGCACTTGGCTGACGCGTATGACTTCGTCATCATCGATTGCCCGCCGTCGCTCAGCCTGCTCACAGTGAACGGGCTCGTTGCCGCGAGCGGCGTGTTGGTCACGTTACAGTGCGAGTACTACGCCCTTGAAGGCCTTAGCGAACTGCTTCAGACGATCAAACTCGTGCGCGACAATTTGAACGCGGCGTTGCGCGTCGAAGGGGTGCTGTTGACCATGCACACGCACACCAACCTGTCGAGGCAAGTCGTCGACGACGTGCGCGAGCACCTTGGCCCGAAGGTTTTTCAAACCGTCATCCCGCGCAATGTAACATTGAGCGAAGCGCCCAGTTTTGGCAAGCCCGCCATGCTGTACGATGCGCGATCGGCGGGCGCGCAGGCTTACGAGGCGCTGGCCAAAGAGGTGCTCGCGCGTGTCTAA
- a CDS encoding ParB/RepB/Spo0J family partition protein, with amino-acid sequence MSKFKKGGLGRGLGALIPGRDVADDPIETPMAQTPTAPLAESHGLGDRVLELDPHTIKPNPRQPRSHFNEEALRELADSIARDGVVEPIIVRRVNGEYQLVSGERRVRASILAGVASVPAIVRDVNDADMLKFGLIENIQREDLNAIELARGYEMLMREFGWTQEQCAEEVGKKRVTITNTLRLLNLPEDVQQAVIDGAITMGHARALLALPSPKSQSAACKAIVEKGLSVRQVERMTSPAEPKQARHAAPKNPNIAAIEDDLRRALGTRVSVTTAGKDVSKGKIVIDYYSLDDFDRILDRLKSNR; translated from the coding sequence GTGTCTAAGTTCAAGAAAGGCGGATTGGGCAGGGGCCTTGGCGCGCTAATTCCCGGCCGCGATGTCGCGGACGATCCGATCGAGACGCCCATGGCCCAGACGCCAACGGCGCCGCTCGCCGAATCGCACGGTTTGGGCGACCGCGTGCTCGAACTTGACCCGCACACCATCAAGCCCAACCCCAGGCAGCCGCGTTCACATTTCAACGAGGAGGCGTTGCGGGAGCTCGCCGACTCGATCGCGCGTGACGGCGTAGTCGAGCCAATCATCGTGCGGCGCGTCAATGGCGAGTATCAGCTTGTCAGCGGCGAACGGCGCGTGCGCGCCAGTATTCTCGCGGGCGTCGCGAGCGTGCCCGCGATCGTGCGCGATGTCAACGACGCGGACATGCTCAAGTTTGGGCTGATCGAAAACATTCAGCGCGAAGACCTCAACGCCATCGAACTGGCGCGCGGATACGAAATGCTCATGCGTGAGTTCGGGTGGACGCAGGAACAGTGCGCCGAGGAAGTGGGCAAGAAACGCGTCACCATAACGAACACGCTGCGATTGCTCAATCTCCCCGAAGACGTGCAGCAAGCGGTCATCGACGGCGCGATCACGATGGGTCACGCCCGAGCGCTACTCGCACTGCCGAGCCCAAAATCGCAGTCAGCGGCGTGCAAGGCGATTGTCGAGAAGGGACTGTCCGTTCGCCAGGTCGAGCGCATGACGTCGCCCGCCGAGCCCAAACAGGCGAGACACGCCGCGCCGAAGAACCCCAACATCGCGGCGATCGAAGACGATCTGCGCCGCGCGCTCGGCACGCGCGTGAGCGTGACGACCGCGGGCAAAGACGTGTCGAAAGGCAAGATCGTCATCGATTACTACTCGCTCGACGATTTTGACCGCATTCTTGACCGCCTCAAAAGCAACCGATAG
- a CDS encoding flagellin FliC, giving the protein MGLRINTNVAALTTSRILRRSTNSLNGSLERLASGLRINRAADDAAGLAISENFRTVIRGSQVAQRNAQDGISLLQTAEGALETTTNMLQRIRELAVQAANGTYSTENRLSLDAEVQQLLQQIDDIATDTEFNGLRVLSSAQSVTLQAGAQPGQTLVIAVNGAKTNDISVNTLNISSVATAVSALSTIDRALRSVTSLRSSLGAFQNRLEFTITTLTIQEENSTASDSALRDADIARETIAFTRNQILVSAGTSVLAQSNVIPQTALQLLGG; this is encoded by the coding sequence GTCTGCGTATCAATACCAACGTCGCCGCGCTCACCACCAGCCGAATTCTGCGGCGATCCACAAACTCCCTCAACGGTAGTCTCGAACGGCTCGCCAGCGGTCTGCGCATCAATCGAGCGGCCGATGACGCGGCGGGTCTCGCCATTTCGGAGAACTTCCGAACGGTGATTCGCGGCAGCCAAGTCGCCCAGCGCAACGCGCAGGACGGCATCAGCCTTCTACAAACCGCGGAAGGCGCGCTCGAGACCACGACCAACATGCTGCAACGCATCCGCGAACTTGCCGTACAGGCGGCGAACGGCACCTACAGCACGGAAAATCGCCTGTCGCTTGACGCGGAAGTGCAGCAGTTGCTCCAGCAAATTGACGACATCGCGACGGACACCGAGTTCAACGGTCTGCGCGTGCTGAGTTCGGCCCAAAGCGTTACGCTGCAAGCGGGCGCGCAACCCGGACAGACCTTGGTGATCGCCGTAAACGGCGCCAAGACAAATGACATCAGCGTGAACACGCTGAACATCTCGTCGGTCGCGACGGCCGTCTCCGCGTTGAGCACCATCGACCGCGCGTTGCGCAGCGTGACGTCGCTGCGCAGTTCGCTCGGCGCATTCCAAAACCGGCTCGAATTCACGATTACGACGCTAACGATTCAGGAAGAGAACTCGACGGCGTCGGACAGCGCCTTGCGCGACGCGGACATCGCCCGCGAAACAATCGCGTTCACGCGCAATCAAATTCTGGTCAGCGCAGGCACGTCGGTCCTGGCGCAGTCCAATGTCATTCCGCAAACCGCGCTACAGTTGCTCGGCGGCTAA
- the serS gene encoding serine--tRNA ligase, with amino-acid sequence MIDIKFLRENIDVLKAALANRGALLDLDSILEVDAVRRSTLHEMEQLRAEQNRASEEIAKLKREKQDASLQLDAMKSLSARVKELDEKVRALDGDLQQRMLVIPNMPDASVPVGADEKSNREERRWGTPRKFDFEPKDHVDLGAALGILDFERAAKIAGARFCLSRGAGARLERALINFFLDIHTREHGYTEVLPPFMANSASFVGTGQLPKFKDDQFVIGNEGKDLYLIPTAEVPVTNIHRDEILNEDDLPIRYTAYTPCFRSEAGSYGKDTRGMIRQHQFNKVELVKFTTPETSFDELESLTANAERMLQLLELPYRVVTLCTGDMGFSAAKTYDIEVWLPGQNAYREISSCSNFTDFQARRANIRFRRGKKPEFVHTLNGSGLAVGRTVVAILENGQQADGSVVIPTALRSYMDDLERIVPAP; translated from the coding sequence ATGATCGACATCAAGTTTTTGCGCGAGAATATCGACGTTTTGAAAGCCGCGCTCGCGAACCGGGGTGCGCTGCTGGATTTAGACTCGATTCTTGAAGTTGACGCCGTGCGCCGCTCGACCCTGCACGAGATGGAACAACTCCGCGCGGAGCAGAACCGCGCCAGCGAAGAGATCGCCAAACTCAAGCGTGAGAAACAGGATGCGTCGCTACAGCTCGACGCGATGAAGTCGCTCAGCGCGCGCGTGAAGGAACTGGACGAGAAGGTGCGCGCGCTCGACGGGGACTTACAGCAGCGCATGCTGGTCATTCCGAACATGCCCGACGCGTCAGTGCCGGTCGGCGCGGACGAGAAATCGAACCGCGAAGAGCGGCGCTGGGGGACACCGCGCAAGTTCGATTTCGAACCGAAGGACCACGTCGATTTAGGCGCCGCGCTCGGCATTCTCGATTTCGAACGGGCCGCGAAGATCGCCGGCGCCCGGTTCTGCCTCTCGCGCGGCGCGGGCGCGCGCCTTGAACGCGCGCTGATCAATTTCTTTCTCGACATTCACACGCGCGAGCACGGGTACACCGAAGTGCTACCTCCGTTCATGGCAAACAGCGCCTCGTTCGTCGGCACCGGGCAACTGCCTAAATTCAAAGACGATCAGTTCGTTATTGGCAATGAAGGAAAGGACCTGTACCTGATACCGACGGCGGAAGTGCCGGTCACAAACATTCACCGCGACGAGATTCTCAACGAGGACGACCTGCCGATTCGGTACACGGCGTACACTCCGTGCTTTCGCAGCGAAGCCGGTTCGTACGGAAAAGACACGCGCGGCATGATCCGGCAACACCAGTTCAATAAAGTCGAGCTGGTGAAGTTTACGACGCCGGAGACATCGTTCGACGAGTTAGAGTCGCTTACAGCGAACGCCGAGCGGATGCTTCAATTGCTCGAACTGCCATACCGCGTTGTGACACTGTGCACGGGCGACATGGGATTTAGCGCGGCAAAGACCTACGACATCGAGGTGTGGCTGCCTGGGCAAAACGCCTATCGCGAGATCAGCTCGTGCTCGAACTTCACGGACTTCCAGGCGCGCCGCGCGAACATCCGCTTCCGCCGCGGCAAGAAGCCCGAATTCGTCCATACGCTGAATGGTTCAGGGCTTGCCGTTGGGCGAACCGTCGTAGCCATTCTCGAAAATGGGCAGCAGGCCGATGGTTCGGTGGTCATACCCACCGCGCTGCGCTCCTATATGGACGATCTGGAACGCATCGTTCCTGCGCCATGA
- a CDS encoding M28 family peptidase, whose product MTKQMRADVDSLALPHGRMVGSRGHAEARAYVLRRIQELALEPYARGSFEFAYAAGEIKLINVLARLPGVRRSLPPVLLAAHYDTCGPLPGADDNASAIAIAFAMVGPLRERALHRDVIFAFFDAEEPPHFLTPTMGSTYYYEHQRDEPIHCAVVLDLMGHDVPIPGYEDALFALGMESDRDLANVIQKTQPPDSLRVAAVPNHYIGDMSDHHVFRIHQRPYLFFSCGQWEHLHLPSDTPEKLNYEKMKRMSEYLVEIVAAVCAEPLAGPFEGYDSAPHELAIMNRVAGPLAAEMGMPLDTRDDLQRFVEALVVRYGLLTDR is encoded by the coding sequence ATGACCAAGCAGATGCGCGCTGACGTGGACAGTCTGGCATTGCCGCACGGTCGCATGGTGGGAAGCCGCGGCCACGCAGAGGCGCGCGCCTACGTGCTGCGGCGCATCCAGGAACTTGCGTTGGAACCCTATGCCCGCGGCAGCTTCGAGTTCGCATACGCCGCGGGCGAGATAAAACTAATCAACGTGCTGGCGCGGTTGCCGGGCGTCCGGCGCAGTCTGCCGCCCGTACTCCTTGCCGCGCACTACGACACCTGCGGCCCGCTGCCCGGGGCCGATGACAACGCGAGCGCGATCGCGATCGCGTTCGCCATGGTCGGGCCGTTGCGTGAGCGGGCGCTACATCGAGACGTCATCTTCGCGTTCTTCGACGCGGAGGAGCCGCCGCACTTTCTCACGCCCACGATGGGTTCGACGTACTACTACGAGCACCAGCGCGACGAACCGATTCACTGCGCAGTCGTGTTGGACCTGATGGGCCACGATGTGCCGATTCCCGGGTATGAAGACGCATTGTTCGCACTCGGCATGGAGAGCGACAGGGACCTCGCCAACGTTATCCAAAAGACCCAGCCGCCTGATTCATTGCGCGTGGCCGCCGTGCCGAACCATTACATCGGCGACATGAGCGATCACCACGTGTTTCGCATCCATCAACGTCCCTACCTGTTCTTTTCGTGCGGACAATGGGAGCACCTGCATCTCCCCAGCGATACTCCCGAGAAACTCAATTACGAGAAGATGAAGCGCATGTCCGAATACCTGGTCGAAATCGTCGCCGCTGTGTGCGCGGAACCGTTGGCGGGGCCATTCGAGGGGTACGATTCGGCCCCGCACGAACTTGCAATTATGAACAGGGTTGCAGGCCCGCTGGCCGCGGAGATGGGAATGCCGCTGGACACGCGCGACGATCTTCAGCGGTTTGTCGAGGCGCTCGTCGTGCGCTACGGCCTGCTGACGGATCGCTAG
- a CDS encoding sigma-70 family RNA polymerase sigma factor has product MVLLREARAHSDVGLVEECRKGDSAAFDELVRRYKDRVYNVVYRFLGNREDALDVSQEVFVRAYRGIEGFRGNAKVYTWLYSIAANLARNRLRDSGRLGRNMGTSLELLNESAPGLADSMGQQITPRDNAITDETQALLQQSLGELPEHYRIAFVLRTVEDLSYEEIAEIMGCPVGTVKSRLNQARQMLRDRLKELSVL; this is encoded by the coding sequence GTGGTACTGCTTCGAGAAGCGCGCGCCCATTCCGATGTCGGACTGGTCGAGGAATGCCGCAAAGGCGACTCGGCCGCGTTCGACGAGTTGGTGCGCCGTTACAAGGACCGCGTCTACAACGTGGTGTACCGGTTCCTCGGCAACCGCGAGGACGCGCTCGATGTGAGCCAGGAAGTGTTTGTGCGCGCCTACCGCGGTATCGAAGGGTTTCGCGGAAACGCCAAAGTCTACACGTGGCTGTACAGTATTGCCGCGAACCTGGCCCGGAACCGCCTGCGCGATTCGGGCCGGTTGGGTAGAAACATGGGTACGTCGCTCGAACTGCTGAACGAATCCGCGCCGGGGTTGGCGGACTCGATGGGGCAGCAGATTACGCCGCGCGATAATGCGATTACGGACGAAACGCAGGCGCTCTTACAGCAGAGCCTCGGCGAATTGCCCGAGCACTATCGCATTGCGTTCGTGCTGCGTACCGTCGAGGACTTGAGCTACGAAGAGATCGCCGAGATCATGGGGTGCCCCGTCGGCACCGTCAAATCGCGCCTCAATCAGGCGCGGCAAATGCTCCGCGATCGGTTGAAGGAATTGTCTGTACTTTAG